A window of the Scandinavium goeteborgense genome harbors these coding sequences:
- a CDS encoding ABC-F family ATP-binding cassette domain-containing protein, with protein sequence MTTLLSTHSLCSETAFGPLFTDLSFTLKKGDRVGLIGYNGCGKSTLLKLLDGTEAPSSGYVSIANHCLLARVEQHLPESLGPLTMLDAVLDNIPLAERDVQRWRAEALLAEMGFNADDWALTAATLSGGQHTRLLLARALITSPDLLLLDEPGNHLDLPTLLWLERFLNGWNGSFVVVSHDQQLLDNVTNTSWILRDHRLHSFSLPCSAARQALMEQDENDALRFKAEQKEIDRVAASAKRLAVWGHVYDNEDLSRKAKQMEKQVERLKASQTDVTAGSQWRLQLHGDLLRADRLLELENLSVSPAAGLAPLFSAPMARLKSGDRVAVIGRNGCGKSSLLRLIWQQYQAGVLAEGLTLHPRVALGYYDQTLHQLADHATLFDALEPFAPAPETRKMALISAGFAWARQGQRVDSLSGGERSRLLFVGLTLARYRLLMLDEPTNHLDMEGKEALAETLQTFAGGVLLVSHDRHLMQQSCNRFWLIENGVLEEWHDADAAWDRLREPLPVVADSKPVTATETASDATDNLLEALLALETQLADDLARKPKHQKPQLQAQWRRDIDVLTARLDSL encoded by the coding sequence ATGACCACATTATTAAGTACCCACTCGCTGTGCAGCGAAACGGCCTTCGGCCCCCTGTTTACTGACCTCTCTTTTACGCTGAAAAAAGGCGATCGCGTCGGGCTGATTGGCTATAACGGCTGCGGCAAAAGTACCTTGCTAAAACTGCTGGATGGCACTGAGGCGCCTTCTTCCGGCTACGTGTCCATTGCCAACCACTGCCTGCTGGCCCGCGTGGAACAGCATCTGCCTGAATCCCTTGGCCCGCTAACGATGCTCGATGCGGTGCTGGATAACATTCCCCTCGCGGAGCGAGACGTTCAGCGCTGGCGTGCCGAAGCGTTACTGGCGGAAATGGGTTTCAACGCCGATGACTGGGCGTTAACTGCCGCTACGCTGAGCGGTGGACAGCATACGCGTCTGCTGCTGGCGCGGGCGTTGATCACCTCTCCGGACCTTTTGCTGCTGGACGAACCGGGCAACCACCTCGATCTCCCTACCCTGTTGTGGCTGGAGCGTTTTCTCAACGGCTGGAACGGCAGTTTTGTCGTCGTTTCCCATGACCAGCAGCTGTTGGATAACGTGACCAACACCAGCTGGATCCTGCGTGACCACAGACTGCACAGCTTTTCCCTGCCCTGTAGCGCCGCCCGTCAGGCGCTGATGGAGCAGGATGAAAACGATGCCCTGCGTTTCAAAGCGGAACAGAAAGAGATCGACCGGGTGGCCGCCAGCGCCAAACGGCTGGCGGTCTGGGGCCACGTGTATGACAACGAAGACTTGTCGCGTAAAGCCAAGCAGATGGAGAAACAGGTTGAACGGCTGAAGGCGAGCCAGACCGACGTCACCGCAGGCAGTCAGTGGCGATTGCAGCTGCATGGCGATCTGCTGCGCGCCGACCGGCTGCTGGAGCTGGAAAATCTCTCCGTCTCACCGGCGGCCGGACTCGCACCTCTGTTTAGTGCGCCGATGGCACGGCTGAAGAGCGGCGATCGGGTGGCGGTGATTGGCCGTAATGGCTGCGGGAAATCGTCGCTGCTGCGGCTTATCTGGCAGCAATATCAGGCTGGCGTTCTGGCGGAAGGATTAACTCTCCATCCGCGCGTGGCGCTGGGTTATTACGATCAGACGCTGCACCAGTTAGCGGATCACGCCACGCTATTTGACGCACTGGAGCCGTTCGCGCCCGCGCCAGAAACGCGAAAAATGGCGTTAATCAGCGCCGGTTTCGCCTGGGCAAGGCAAGGCCAGCGCGTCGATTCTCTGAGCGGCGGCGAGCGTTCCCGGCTGTTATTCGTCGGCCTGACGCTGGCCCGCTACAGGCTGCTGATGCTCGATGAACCGACCAACCATCTCGACATGGAAGGCAAAGAGGCGCTGGCGGAAACGCTGCAAACCTTCGCTGGCGGCGTGCTGTTGGTGAGCCACGACAGGCACCTGATGCAACAGAGCTGTAATCGTTTTTGGCTAATTGAAAACGGCGTGCTGGAGGAATGGCACGATGCCGATGCGGCGTGGGACCGGCTACGTGAACCGCTCCCGGTCGTTGCAGATTCGAAGCCCGTGACCGCAACGGAAACGGCATCAGACGCCACAGACAATTTACTGGAAGCCCTGCTGGCGCTCGAAACGCAGCTGGCTGACGACCTGGCGCGTAAACCAAAGCATCAGAAACCTCAGCTTCAGGCCCAGTGGCGGCGTGACATTGACGTGCTAACGGCGCGTCTGGACTCGCTGTAA
- the adhP gene encoding alcohol dehydrogenase AdhP produces the protein MKAAVVTQDHQVNVTEKTLRPLKHGEALLKMECCGVCHTDLHVKNGDFGDKTGVILGHEGIGVVKEVGPGVTSLKPGDRASVAWFFEGCGHCEYCNSGNETLCRSVKNAGYSVDGGMAEECIVTADYSVKVPDGLESAAASSITCAGVTTYKAVKMSGIKPGQWIAIYGLGGLGNLALQYAKNVFNAKVIALDVNDAQLKLAEEMGADLVINSRSEDAAKIVQEKTGGAHAAVVTAVAKAAFNSAVDAVRAGGRVVAVGLPSESMSLDIPRLVLDGIQVVGSLVGTRQDLIEAFQFAAEGKVVPKVTMRPIGDINAIFKEMEQGQIRGRMVIDLRH, from the coding sequence ATGAAGGCTGCTGTTGTAACTCAAGACCATCAGGTCAATGTGACTGAAAAAACGCTTCGTCCGTTGAAGCATGGCGAAGCGCTGCTGAAGATGGAATGCTGCGGCGTTTGCCACACCGACCTCCACGTGAAGAATGGCGATTTCGGTGATAAAACCGGCGTCATTCTGGGACACGAAGGGATTGGGGTCGTGAAAGAAGTCGGCCCGGGCGTCACCTCTCTGAAACCTGGCGACCGCGCCAGCGTGGCGTGGTTCTTCGAAGGCTGCGGCCATTGTGAATACTGTAACAGCGGCAACGAAACGCTCTGCCGCTCGGTGAAAAATGCTGGTTACAGCGTCGACGGCGGAATGGCCGAAGAGTGTATCGTTACCGCCGATTACTCGGTAAAAGTACCGGACGGTCTGGAATCCGCGGCGGCCAGCAGTATCACCTGTGCGGGCGTCACGACCTATAAAGCAGTCAAAATGTCCGGGATCAAACCGGGGCAGTGGATTGCCATTTACGGCCTGGGCGGTTTGGGTAACCTGGCGCTGCAATACGCAAAAAACGTGTTCAATGCCAAAGTCATCGCCCTGGACGTCAACGATGCGCAGCTGAAACTGGCGGAGGAAATGGGCGCCGATCTGGTGATCAATTCCCGCAGTGAAGACGCGGCGAAAATCGTGCAGGAAAAAACCGGCGGCGCGCACGCAGCCGTTGTCACTGCCGTAGCAAAAGCCGCGTTCAACTCCGCGGTCGATGCGGTGCGCGCCGGTGGCCGCGTGGTGGCCGTTGGCCTGCCGTCAGAATCCATGAGTCTTGATATCCCGCGCCTGGTGCTGGACGGAATTCAGGTCGTGGGTTCGCTGGTGGGCACCCGTCAGGATCTGATTGAAGCGTTCCAGTTTGCCGCAGAAGGCAAAGTGGTGCCGAAAGTGACGATGCGTCCTATCGGCGACATCAACGCCATTTTCAAAGAAATGGAGCAAGGGCAGATTCGCGGCCGTATGGTTATCGACCTGCGTCATTAA
- a CDS encoding RrF2 family transcriptional regulator — protein sequence MAFYSSGVEYGIHSLMSMVDANGDAREMNVRELAELQNVPYDYLAKIFTRLSRAGLVVSSEGKGGGFRLARASELISVLDIVHAIDGDKSMFECREIRQRLAVFDEAPPSWVCDGPCGVRSVMDSAQQRMEEELARHTILDLARKMFRKAPETFTIEVKQWINDRRSKA from the coding sequence ATGGCGTTTTACAGTTCTGGCGTGGAGTACGGGATCCACAGCTTGATGAGCATGGTGGATGCGAATGGCGATGCGCGTGAAATGAATGTGCGTGAGCTGGCGGAACTGCAGAACGTGCCTTATGACTATCTGGCGAAAATATTTACCCGTCTATCTCGCGCTGGGCTGGTGGTGAGTTCAGAAGGCAAGGGCGGGGGATTTCGGCTGGCACGAGCCAGTGAACTGATCAGCGTGCTGGATATTGTGCATGCCATCGACGGTGACAAATCGATGTTTGAGTGCCGCGAAATCCGCCAGCGTCTGGCCGTGTTCGATGAAGCGCCGCCTTCATGGGTGTGCGATGGCCCTTGCGGCGTGCGTTCGGTAATGGACAGCGCGCAACAGCGGATGGAAGAAGAACTGGCCCGCCATACAATCCTGGACCTGGCGCGTAAAATGTTTCGCAAAGCGCCGGAGACGTTCACCATTGAAGTTAAGCAGTGGATTAACGATCGTCGGAGTAAAGCCTGA
- a CDS encoding NAD(P)/FAD-dependent oxidoreductase: MKQRILIIGSGFAGMWSAVSAARLAHLQGNDSLEIAVLAPQPELRVRPRFYEANVSTLTADLQPLFAELDIRFIAGHAERIDATENSVWYKTPDSQSTFMTYDRLIIASGSHLHHFGIKGIAEHGFDVDQMDSAQRLEDHLHALANQPESPARNTVVVCGGGFTGIELATELPSRLKALFGENTKTKVVVVERGSEIGGRWSEALREVIRNASDELGIEWRLNAGVEVVDASGVTLQDGSRIDAATVVWTAGVKASPLGENLTADRDALGRFVVTEELQIPTYSNIFATGDMAHAKSDDIGNTALMTCQHAIQLGKFAGHNAAASLLGVEGLPYRQVNYVTCLDLGAWGAVYTEGWDQQLKLVREDAKKLKIAITNELIYPPKADREVAFAAADPLAKFV, from the coding sequence ATGAAACAACGTATTCTTATCATCGGTAGCGGTTTCGCAGGTATGTGGTCTGCCGTCAGTGCGGCACGTCTGGCGCACCTGCAGGGCAACGATTCTTTGGAGATCGCCGTGCTGGCACCGCAGCCTGAACTGCGCGTCAGACCGCGTTTTTATGAAGCGAACGTTTCGACGCTGACCGCTGATTTGCAGCCGCTGTTTGCCGAACTGGATATCCGTTTCATTGCCGGTCACGCCGAACGTATCGACGCCACCGAGAACAGCGTGTGGTACAAAACACCTGATTCGCAGTCGACCTTTATGACTTACGATCGCCTGATTATCGCCAGCGGCAGCCACCTGCATCACTTCGGGATCAAAGGCATCGCTGAGCACGGCTTCGATGTCGATCAGATGGACTCTGCTCAGCGTCTGGAAGATCACCTGCACGCGTTGGCAAACCAGCCGGAAAGCCCTGCCCGCAACACCGTGGTTGTTTGCGGCGGCGGTTTCACCGGCATTGAACTGGCCACTGAACTTCCGTCTCGTTTGAAAGCGCTGTTCGGTGAAAATACAAAGACCAAAGTTGTCGTAGTAGAGAGGGGTTCTGAGATTGGTGGCCGCTGGAGCGAAGCGCTGCGTGAAGTGATCCGAAACGCCTCGGACGAACTGGGGATCGAGTGGCGTCTGAACGCCGGTGTGGAAGTGGTCGATGCTTCCGGCGTTACATTGCAGGATGGCAGCCGGATCGACGCCGCAACCGTGGTCTGGACGGCGGGTGTCAAAGCCAGCCCGTTGGGTGAAAACCTCACTGCAGACCGCGATGCGCTGGGTCGTTTTGTCGTCACCGAAGAGTTGCAAATCCCGACTTACAGCAATATTTTCGCGACCGGCGACATGGCACATGCGAAATCCGACGATATCGGCAACACCGCATTGATGACCTGTCAGCACGCCATTCAGCTCGGGAAGTTCGCCGGCCATAATGCCGCAGCCAGCCTGCTTGGCGTGGAAGGTTTGCCGTATCGCCAGGTGAATTACGTGACTTGCCTTGATCTCGGTGCGTGGGGCGCGGTCTACACCGAAGGCTGGGATCAGCAGCTGAAACTGGTTCGCGAAGACGCTAAAAAGCTGAAAATTGCTATCACTAACGAGCTTATCTATCCGCCAAAAGCTGATCGCGAAGTGGCCTTTGCCGCCGCCGACCCACTGGCTAAATTCGTGTAG
- a CDS encoding type II toxin-antitoxin system RelE/ParE family toxin, translating to MIMSFRHKGLRNLFFFDEAAGVLPSHVKRLRNRLTVLDSATKASDLNLPGYRLHALTGDRQGVWSITVSGNWRLTFEFFNGDAHVLNYEDYH from the coding sequence ATGATCATGAGTTTCCGGCACAAAGGATTACGTAATTTGTTCTTTTTTGATGAGGCAGCTGGCGTCTTGCCCAGCCATGTTAAGCGCCTGCGTAACCGGTTGACGGTCCTTGATTCCGCGACAAAAGCCAGCGATCTCAACCTGCCAGGTTACCGGCTGCATGCGTTAACCGGCGATCGTCAAGGTGTCTGGTCAATTACCGTTTCAGGAAACTGGCGTTTGACGTTTGAATTTTTCAACGGCGACGCTCACGTGCTTAATTACGAGGATTATCACTGA
- a CDS encoding HigA family addiction module antitoxin yields MKMANPSSPGDIIQESLDALNVSLREFARAMNIAPSTASRLITGKAALTPEMAIKLSVVIGSSAEMWLNLQTKWSLADAQKRVDTSGLKRLASFSG; encoded by the coding sequence ATGAAAATGGCCAACCCGTCCTCTCCCGGCGACATCATTCAGGAATCACTGGACGCACTGAATGTCAGCCTGCGTGAATTTGCCCGCGCAATGAATATCGCTCCTTCTACTGCCAGCCGTTTAATTACCGGAAAAGCCGCATTAACGCCGGAAATGGCCATCAAACTTTCGGTGGTTATCGGCAGCTCCGCCGAAATGTGGCTAAATCTGCAGACCAAGTGGAGCCTGGCCGACGCGCAAAAGCGTGTTGATACTTCCGGTCTGAAACGCCTGGCTTCGTTTTCAGGATGA
- the yddG gene encoding aromatic amino acid DMT transporter YddG, protein MTKQKATLIGLLAILLWSTMVGLIRGVSEGLGPVGGAAAIYSCSGLLLLLTVGFPQLKTFSFRYLVAGCVLFVTYEICLALSLGYAATRQQAIEVGMVNYLWPSLTIAFAILFNGQKARWWVVPGLLISLLGVSWVLGGENGLNLVEIKHNIASSPLSYILAFCGAFIWATYCTVTAKYAKGKNGITLFVLLTALSLWAQYFSSPQPEMIFSWPVGIKLILCALSLGFAYAAWNIGILHGSVSLLAVGSYFTPVLSSALASVLLSAPLSWAFWQGACMVCAGSLLCWYATRN, encoded by the coding sequence ATGACAAAACAAAAAGCCACGCTCATCGGACTGCTGGCTATTCTGCTATGGAGCACAATGGTGGGCCTGATTCGCGGCGTCAGCGAAGGCTTAGGCCCGGTCGGCGGCGCAGCGGCGATTTACAGCTGCAGCGGGCTGCTGTTACTCCTTACCGTCGGTTTTCCTCAACTCAAAACCTTTTCCTTTCGTTATTTAGTGGCAGGCTGCGTGCTGTTTGTCACCTATGAAATCTGCCTCGCGCTCTCTCTGGGCTATGCCGCCACTCGTCAACAGGCGATTGAAGTCGGGATGGTCAATTACCTCTGGCCAAGCCTGACTATCGCGTTTGCCATTCTGTTCAACGGACAGAAAGCCCGATGGTGGGTTGTGCCGGGGCTGCTGATTTCCCTGCTCGGCGTCAGTTGGGTATTGGGGGGTGAGAACGGTCTGAACCTGGTGGAAATAAAGCACAATATTGCCAGCAGCCCGCTCAGCTATATTCTGGCGTTTTGTGGGGCTTTTATCTGGGCGACGTATTGCACCGTTACCGCCAAATACGCCAAAGGCAAAAATGGGATTACGCTTTTTGTTTTACTGACCGCGCTTAGCCTGTGGGCTCAGTATTTTTCCAGCCCTCAGCCTGAAATGATTTTCAGCTGGCCGGTAGGGATTAAGCTCATTCTGTGTGCGCTGTCGTTAGGATTTGCCTATGCGGCGTGGAATATCGGTATTTTGCACGGCAGTGTCAGTTTGCTGGCGGTGGGTTCTTATTTTACCCCGGTACTTTCTTCTGCGCTGGCGTCTGTTCTGCTCAGCGCCCCGCTCTCCTGGGCCTTCTGGCAAGGAGCCTGCATGGTATGTGCAGGCTCCTTGTTGTGCTGGTACGCAACGCGAAACTAG
- a CDS encoding MFS transporter, with product MFRQWLTLVAIVLVYIPVAIDATVLHVAAPTLSVSLGASGNELLWIIDIYSLVMAGMVLPMGALGDRIGFKRLLLIGSGLFGLASLCAAFATTAEWLIAARAVLAIGAAMIVPATLAGIRNTFSEARHRNMALGMWAAVGSGGAAFGPLIGGIVLEHFWWGAVFLINVPIVLFVMALSARVVPRQAGRREQPLNFSHALMLIVAILLLVWSAKTAMKGVMALWMVGLVLLFGATLLTAFVRIQLNARTPMIDMRLFTHRIILSGVMMAVTAMITLVGFELLMAQELQFVHRKTPFEAGLFMLPLMLASGFSGPIAGVMVSRLGLRQVATGGMALSAFSFLGLSMTDFSTQQWQAWGLMTLLGFSAASALLASTAAIMAAAPREKAAAAGAIETMAYELGAGLGIALFGLILTRSYTSSIILPEGLNAEAASRAGSSIGEAMQLAQTLTPTLADSVAEAAKSAFITSHSVALFSAGSMMLILAVGIWFGLAKARQTV from the coding sequence ATGTTTCGTCAATGGCTAACGTTGGTTGCTATCGTACTGGTGTATATCCCGGTAGCAATTGATGCCACGGTATTGCACGTCGCCGCGCCGACGCTGAGCGTCTCGCTCGGGGCCAGCGGCAACGAGTTGCTGTGGATCATTGATATCTACTCGCTGGTGATGGCAGGTATGGTTCTGCCGATGGGCGCGCTGGGCGACCGCATCGGCTTTAAGCGTCTGCTGCTTATCGGTAGCGGCCTGTTTGGTCTGGCCTCGCTGTGCGCGGCGTTTGCGACCACCGCCGAGTGGCTGATTGCGGCACGTGCGGTGCTGGCCATCGGTGCGGCGATGATCGTGCCGGCGACGCTCGCCGGGATCCGCAATACCTTCAGCGAAGCGCGCCACCGTAATATGGCGCTCGGTATGTGGGCCGCAGTAGGGTCCGGCGGTGCGGCGTTTGGTCCGCTGATCGGCGGGATCGTGCTCGAGCATTTCTGGTGGGGCGCCGTATTCCTGATCAACGTTCCGATCGTACTGTTTGTGATGGCACTTAGCGCCCGGGTGGTTCCTCGCCAGGCGGGGCGCCGGGAACAGCCGCTGAATTTCAGCCACGCGCTGATGCTGATCGTCGCTATTTTGCTGCTGGTGTGGAGCGCGAAAACGGCAATGAAAGGCGTGATGGCGCTGTGGATGGTCGGCCTTGTGCTGCTGTTCGGGGCGACGCTGCTCACCGCCTTCGTGCGTATCCAGCTGAATGCCCGCACGCCGATGATCGATATGCGCCTGTTCACGCACCGCATTATTCTCAGCGGCGTGATGATGGCGGTCACGGCGATGATCACGCTGGTGGGGTTCGAGCTGTTGATGGCGCAGGAGCTGCAGTTTGTGCACCGTAAAACGCCGTTTGAGGCAGGGCTGTTTATGCTGCCGTTAATGCTCGCCAGCGGTTTTAGCGGCCCGATTGCCGGGGTTATGGTATCGCGTCTGGGGCTGCGTCAGGTGGCAACCGGCGGTATGGCGCTGAGCGCATTCAGCTTCCTCGGCTTGTCAATGACCGATTTCAGCACCCAGCAATGGCAGGCGTGGGGCCTGATGACGCTGTTAGGCTTTAGCGCCGCCAGCGCCTTATTGGCCTCGACGGCAGCGATCATGGCGGCAGCGCCAAGGGAAAAAGCGGCCGCAGCCGGGGCTATCGAAACCATGGCCTACGAGCTGGGTGCCGGTCTGGGGATTGCGCTGTTTGGCCTGATTCTGACCCGGAGCTATACGTCATCGATTATCCTGCCGGAAGGGCTGAATGCAGAGGCTGCCAGCCGGGCGGGGTCGTCGATCGGAGAAGCGATGCAGCTGGCTCAGACGCTGACGCCGACGCTGGCGGATTCGGTTGCCGAGGCAGCGAAAAGCGCCTTTATTACCTCGCACAGCGTGGCGTTGTTCAGTGCCGGTAGCATGATGCTGATTCTGGCGGTCGGGATTTGGTTTGGCCTGGCGAAAGCGCGCCAGACCGTGTAA
- a CDS encoding TetR family transcriptional regulator → MSYLNREDRRESIMQAAIRVALEEGFTAMTVRNIASRAGIAAGQVHHHFTSSGELKSQAFVRVIREMMELPLVEENASWRERLFALLGSEDRRLEPYIRLWRQAQLLADSDPEIKGAYLLTMSMWHEEAVRLIVAGEKAGEFTLSDSAKDIAWRLISLVCGLDGIYVLGMPEVDDAAFNRHLHRALDLELG, encoded by the coding sequence ATGAGCTATCTGAACCGGGAAGATCGTCGGGAATCCATCATGCAGGCTGCCATTCGCGTGGCGCTAGAAGAAGGGTTTACCGCCATGACCGTCCGTAATATCGCCAGCCGTGCGGGGATTGCCGCAGGCCAGGTCCACCATCACTTCACCTCGTCGGGCGAACTGAAATCACAGGCCTTTGTCAGGGTGATCCGCGAAATGATGGAACTCCCCCTGGTCGAGGAAAATGCCAGTTGGCGCGAACGCCTGTTTGCGTTGCTCGGCAGTGAAGATCGACGACTGGAGCCGTATATTCGCCTGTGGCGTCAGGCGCAGCTGTTGGCCGACAGCGACCCAGAAATTAAAGGGGCGTATCTGCTGACCATGTCAATGTGGCACGAAGAGGCCGTCAGGCTGATCGTGGCCGGTGAAAAAGCCGGTGAATTTACGCTGAGCGACAGCGCCAAAGATATCGCCTGGCGTTTAATCTCACTGGTCTGCGGATTGGACGGTATATATGTATTGGGCATGCCGGAAGTCGACGATGCCGCATTTAATCGTCATTTACACCGCGCCCTTGATCTCGAATTAGGCTAG
- a CDS encoding NarK family nitrate/nitrite MFS transporter translates to MSQQDEKNNHYLLKNWKPENPLFWENKGKGIARRNLWISVACLLLAFCVWMLFSAVSVNLNKVGFNFTTDQLFLLTALPSLSGAILRVPYSFMVPIFGGRYWTVLSTIILIIPCVWLGIAIQNTATPYWVFIVIALLCGFAGANFASSMGNISFFFPKARQGSALGINGGLGNLGVSVMQLAAPLVIFLPIFTFLGVHGVTQEDGSTMWLTNAAWIWAPLLLIATLAAWFGMNDIASSKASIAEQLPVLGRMHTWILALLYLATFGSFIGFSAGFAMLAKTQFPDVNILKLAFFGPFLGALARSFGGMISDKLGGVRVTLINFIFMAIFSALIFLTLPGGGSPGNFLTFYLVFMGLFLTAGLGSGSTFQMIAVIFRKITIDRVKAKGGSDEQAQQEAVTDTAAALGFISAIGAVGGFFIPKAFGTSLAMTGSPVGAMKIFLVFYIVCVVVTWLVYGRRQPSAK, encoded by the coding sequence ATGTCACAACAAGATGAGAAGAATAATCATTACCTCTTAAAAAACTGGAAGCCAGAAAACCCGCTGTTCTGGGAGAACAAAGGTAAAGGTATCGCCCGACGAAACCTTTGGATTTCCGTAGCCTGTCTGCTATTGGCCTTCTGCGTATGGATGTTATTCAGTGCCGTCAGCGTCAATCTCAATAAGGTCGGATTTAATTTCACCACCGACCAACTGTTTTTATTAACCGCCCTGCCATCTCTGTCCGGGGCAATATTACGCGTGCCCTACTCCTTTATGGTGCCTATATTTGGCGGTCGATACTGGACGGTATTAAGCACCATTATTCTGATTATTCCCTGCGTCTGGCTCGGCATTGCCATTCAGAATACTGCTACCCCGTATTGGGTATTTATTGTCATTGCGTTGTTGTGTGGATTTGCCGGGGCGAATTTCGCCTCGAGCATGGGGAATATCAGTTTCTTCTTCCCGAAAGCCCGACAAGGCAGCGCGCTTGGCATTAACGGCGGGCTGGGCAATCTCGGCGTCAGCGTGATGCAGCTCGCCGCACCGCTGGTCATTTTCCTGCCGATTTTCACCTTTCTCGGCGTGCACGGTGTGACGCAGGAAGACGGTTCAACGATGTGGCTCACCAACGCCGCCTGGATTTGGGCTCCGCTACTGCTGATTGCCACCCTCGCCGCCTGGTTCGGGATGAATGATATCGCCAGTTCCAAAGCGTCGATTGCCGAACAGCTGCCGGTGCTGGGCCGGATGCATACCTGGATCCTCGCTCTGCTGTATCTGGCCACCTTCGGCTCATTCATCGGTTTTTCCGCCGGGTTCGCCATGCTGGCAAAAACCCAGTTCCCCGACGTGAACATCCTCAAACTGGCATTCTTCGGGCCGTTCCTCGGCGCGCTGGCGCGTTCATTTGGCGGAATGATCTCCGATAAACTCGGCGGCGTGCGCGTGACGCTGATTAACTTCATTTTCATGGCTATTTTCAGCGCCCTGATTTTCCTCACCTTGCCAGGCGGCGGTTCGCCGGGCAACTTCCTCACTTTTTACCTCGTGTTCATGGGCCTGTTCCTGACCGCCGGACTCGGTAGCGGCTCAACCTTCCAGATGATTGCGGTCATTTTCCGCAAAATCACCATCGATCGCGTCAAAGCCAAAGGTGGCAGCGACGAACAGGCGCAGCAGGAGGCGGTCACCGATACCGCGGCCGCACTGGGCTTTATCTCCGCCATCGGTGCGGTCGGCGGGTTCTTCATTCCGAAAGCCTTCGGCACGTCGCTGGCCATGACCGGTTCTCCGGTCGGCGCGATGAAAATCTTTTTGGTGTTCTACATCGTTTGCGTGGTGGTGACGTGGCTGGTCTACGGTCGCCGCCAGCCTTCCGCTAAATAA